In archaeon BMS3Bbin15, the sequence TTTGAGGCAGGTTACTCTATCTTTGATTGAGTCTATCTCCTTATCCTTCAGCTTTTCTGTAGGTATCCTGAGAGCCTTAAGCATAGTCTCGGCATCAAAGTCTACAAGAAGAGTACCCTGAAAAAGGAAGGCATCTCCTTCAAGAGTTCCTCCTGTTCCAGAAATCTTCCTGCCATTGACTTCAATATCATTCCTTGGCCTGAAACAGGCTTTTATTCCAAAATTCTTCAATGCAATTATTCCAACTTTGCTTATCATCTCATAGAGAGCATCCACTTTTTTTGGAATAAACTCCAGATTACGAGAGGCTATTATCTCCCAGCCAATCTGAGATTCATCGAAGAGTATTGCACCTCCGCCTGTTATTCTTCTGTTTATATCAATATTGTTTTCCCTGCAGAAGCTTTCTCTTATTTCAAGCTCTATACTCTGATGAAAACCAGCAAGAGCTGCAGGTGGTGAATATCTGAGAAGTCTGAAGGTATCCTTTGCTTCAGCTTTAGATTCAGCTTCAGACCTTGCCTTAAGCAGAGAGTCATCCAGTGCTATGTTTTCATGTGCCCTCTTTACCCCGGTATCAAGAAATCGCCAGCTTTCCATACTATTTAGAATTATAAGTAGCAAGTTTCAGAGTTTCTATACAGTGAAAATTCAACAGAATTTAAGTTTTTATTGGACTTTAAAATTATCAGTATCTCCGAATGATTGTCTAACCAAAGATAGTGTCCACTACATAACCCCGAAAAAAAGAGGTTGAAGATGTGGTCATACTGCCTGTGGACCCCTGATGTCCCACCGGTCTGCACCCTCATGTTGCTGTGGCATGGAGGTGGCCATCCCCAATTATCCTTTGACCTTGCGGTTCCGTTCCGTACACAAATCGTACATACCCAGCAAGAACTCTTTGAAGCTCACCTCTTCTTTGTAGAGCACTATCCACAGAATTTGCAGTATCTGTTCATACGCAAAGAAGAAGAACCTGATTCGTGGGTCCTTTGACTTAGACTTTATGCGGGCTTCGTCTTGAACCCGAAAGCCAGTTTCGATTCGCCACCTCCCCTTGTATGTTGGAATTATGTAGTCCAGATTGATAGAGGATTCGCTTGTTGCAAAACACCAGTCAAATGTCCTGTTGCGTCGCTTGTCAAATATACCTTTAAGGAATGCCAATGTGGTTTCGCCGCGGAGTATGGTTTTGTCTTTATTCAGCTTGAATTGGTAAAGCAGGGTCTTCTTCTGGGACTCTGCCATTTGTGCCAGTTCCTTCTGCACCTGTTTGTTCTTTGGGACGAATATCAGATAGGGATACTCGGCATTCGCCAAGGTCAGCATTACGTCCTTGCTGTAAAATCCACGGTCAAACAGGACAAGTTTGATTGAACGGACCAACGGCCTCACCATTGCAAGGCACCAGCATATTTCCTTTGCCATGTTGTGACCAATCCTAACCGGGACTGATATGAGTGATATTCTTTGAGGGATGTCTGCACTGACTATTGCACAAATGAGGAACTTAAACTTGCCCGTAACGGCGTGCTTTCCTGTCCAGCCATGAATCCAGAAACCTTGTACATCGCCGTAGAAATCTTCGTCAGTATAGTCAAACGCCAGAATGACATCCTGCTCATTAAGCGTGAACCTGCCACCCAGTATCT encodes:
- a CDS encoding transposase DDE domain protein codes for the protein MTPYRDRYFRTLKTLDTFVDRALGLTYKGKHLSGFHYTCDLLRAASANTYLETVGKRADSIQMAIKQVPTADVYWEYRKTVEILGGRFTLNEQDVILAFDYTDEDFYGDVQGFWIHGWTGKHAVTGKFKFLICAIVSADIPQRISLISVPVRIGHNMAKEICWCLAMVRPLVRSIKLVLFDRGFYSKDVMLTLANAEYPYLIFVPKNKQVQKELAQMAESQKKTLLYQFKLNKDKTILRGETTLAFLKGIFDKRRNRTFDWCFATSESSINLDYIIPTYKGRWRIETGFRVQDEARIKSKSKDPRIRFFFFAYEQILQILWIVLYKEEVSFKEFLLGMYDLCTERNRKVKG